In a single window of the Paenibacillus sp. MMS20-IR301 genome:
- a CDS encoding N-acetylmuramoyl-L-alanine amidase, translated as MRIWKQEHEATAEHAHRSRSTGGVLPRRILISVLVMLQLAAGNPGAARAATPGAADPHQDRQHMLGHDQRIILIDAGHGGIDGGTSFGDILEKDITLAISRRLFLLLRSDGFDAILNRTGDYAPSDENLWLRSKSRHLRDLAQRKELAETLPANVVVSIHINWAKSAAKHGPLVLYREEGRSFLLARSIQDQLNGLYKVQAAPRQGKPFYLLNKITATTVIVEAGFVSSPADREKLCTPKGQEEIAEAIANGIAAYLMEV; from the coding sequence TTGAGAATTTGGAAACAAGAACATGAGGCTACTGCAGAGCATGCACACCGTTCAAGAAGTACAGGCGGAGTGCTGCCGCGGCGGATTTTAATTTCAGTCCTAGTAATGCTCCAACTGGCGGCAGGAAATCCTGGCGCTGCAAGAGCAGCAACACCAGGGGCAGCGGACCCGCATCAAGACCGTCAGCATATGCTCGGCCATGACCAGCGGATTATTCTGATCGATGCCGGACACGGCGGAATCGACGGCGGAACCTCTTTCGGGGATATTTTGGAAAAGGATATTACACTCGCCATCTCCCGCCGCCTGTTTCTGCTGCTGCGCAGTGACGGATTCGATGCAATTCTTAACCGCACCGGCGATTATGCGCCCAGCGACGAGAACCTCTGGCTGCGCAGCAAATCCCGGCATCTGCGTGATCTCGCCCAGCGCAAGGAGCTGGCCGAGACCCTCCCGGCAAATGTTGTGGTCAGCATTCATATCAATTGGGCGAAATCTGCGGCCAAACACGGTCCCCTTGTGTTATACCGCGAGGAAGGACGCAGCTTCCTGCTGGCGAGGTCCATCCAGGACCAGCTGAACGGGCTTTACAAGGTGCAGGCAGCTCCAAGACAGGGCAAGCCGTTCTATCTGCTCAACAAAATAACCGCCACAACGGTTATCGTTGAGGCGGGATTCGTCAGCAGTCCGGCAGACCGTGAGAAGCTGTGCACCCCTAAGGGCCAGGAGGAAATAGCTGAAGCCATCGCGAATGGAATTGCCGCATATCTTATGGAAGTGTAA
- a CDS encoding divergent polysaccharide deacetylase family protein, whose product MKNSRRAGSCLIGLVTFAVAVGTMLNPSAPRAVYAAAGSAEAAAHTGKAAAVAGQAEPSRLPPRVAIIVDDFGNKMRGTEEMFKLPVKITAAVMPFMPTSEQDARRAHELGFDVLVHLPMEPRQGKPEWLGPGAVLTGMSDAEIRQRVEAALDNVPYAIGINNHMGSKVTGDERVMGIVLAVCKERGLFFVDSHTNYRSVAGRMARELGLPPVENHIFLDDVHSVSHVVKQMKLVQEHALNQRYCVTIGHVGIQGKETAAGIRSGIAGMKDVEFIGISDLVREEWKWKSQLTLP is encoded by the coding sequence TTGAAGAATAGCAGGAGAGCAGGAAGCTGTCTGATTGGCTTAGTAACATTCGCAGTTGCCGTAGGAACCATGCTGAATCCGTCTGCGCCGCGGGCTGTCTACGCTGCCGCAGGGTCTGCTGAAGCTGCGGCCCACACTGGCAAGGCGGCTGCCGTTGCCGGCCAGGCGGAGCCTTCCAGGCTGCCCCCGCGTGTAGCCATCATCGTGGATGATTTCGGCAATAAAATGCGGGGCACAGAGGAGATGTTCAAGCTGCCGGTCAAAATCACCGCTGCAGTAATGCCGTTCATGCCGACAAGTGAGCAGGATGCCCGGCGGGCCCATGAGCTGGGCTTCGATGTGCTGGTTCATCTGCCGATGGAGCCGCGCCAGGGCAAGCCGGAATGGCTGGGGCCGGGAGCCGTGCTGACCGGGATGAGCGATGCTGAAATCCGCCAGCGGGTGGAAGCGGCGCTCGATAATGTTCCTTATGCCATTGGCATCAATAACCACATGGGCTCCAAGGTGACTGGCGATGAGCGGGTGATGGGCATTGTGCTTGCCGTCTGCAAGGAACGAGGCCTCTTCTTTGTTGACAGCCATACCAACTACCGCTCCGTAGCCGGAAGGATGGCCCGGGAGCTGGGCTTGCCGCCTGTAGAGAATCACATCTTCCTTGATGATGTGCATTCAGTGAGCCATGTAGTCAAACAGATGAAGCTGGTGCAGGAGCATGCGCTGAACCAGCGTTATTGCGTGACGATCGGCCATGTCGGCATCCAGGGCAAAGAAACCGCCGCGGGTATCCGCAGCGGTATTGCCGGAATGAAGGATGTAGAGTTTATCGGAATTTCCGATCTGGTCCGTGAGGAGTGGAAATGGAAATCGCAGCTTACACTTCCATAA
- a CDS encoding glycerol dehydrogenase, which produces MPQIICSPSKYIQGSGEIRRLGEYCLQLGVKGAYAIVDPYIQSIYGQEISGSFDAEQIPLTLREFRGECSLIQVQQITAELDRSRVEVIVGVGGGKTLDTAKAVSYFASLPVLLVPTVASTDAPCSALSVLYSESGEFDRYLQLRRSPDVVVADTAIIAKAPVRLLAAGMGDALSTYYEARACSKSAAVTSAGGTSTLAALALARTCLETLFTDGRQALKDASAGQATAAVEHIVEANIYLSGIGFESGGLAAAHAIHNGLTLLPECRAALHGEKVAFATLVQLMLEGEAEEEISKVADFCRMAGLPVTLAELGLAGVEQERLMMAAEASCAEGSPMMNMPFSVTPKQVLEAFLAADRRGARASGHC; this is translated from the coding sequence ATGCCGCAAATTATCTGTTCACCGTCCAAATACATCCAGGGCAGCGGGGAGATCAGGAGGCTTGGCGAATATTGCCTGCAGCTAGGTGTAAAAGGGGCCTATGCCATTGTTGATCCTTATATCCAGTCCATCTATGGGCAGGAGATCAGCGGCAGCTTCGATGCGGAGCAGATTCCGCTTACGCTGCGTGAGTTCAGAGGTGAATGCAGTCTGATCCAAGTGCAACAAATTACAGCTGAACTGGATCGCAGTAGGGTGGAGGTTATAGTGGGGGTTGGCGGGGGCAAGACGCTTGATACAGCCAAGGCAGTCAGTTATTTCGCATCTCTTCCGGTACTGCTGGTTCCCACAGTAGCTTCAACAGATGCTCCGTGCAGTGCATTGTCGGTGCTCTACAGTGAATCTGGTGAATTTGACCGTTATTTGCAGCTGCGCCGCAGCCCGGATGTTGTCGTTGCCGATACGGCGATTATCGCCAAGGCTCCTGTGCGGCTGCTGGCAGCAGGAATGGGCGACGCCTTATCTACCTATTACGAGGCCAGAGCCTGCAGCAAATCAGCAGCGGTCACCAGCGCCGGGGGAACCAGTACCCTTGCGGCGCTTGCATTAGCCCGTACTTGCCTGGAAACGCTGTTCACCGATGGGCGGCAGGCGCTGAAGGATGCCTCTGCCGGGCAGGCCACAGCCGCTGTAGAGCATATTGTTGAAGCTAATATTTATCTCAGCGGCATCGGCTTTGAGAGCGGCGGGCTGGCTGCGGCGCATGCCATTCATAACGGGCTGACACTGCTTCCGGAATGCCGGGCGGCGCTGCACGGCGAGAAGGTGGCCTTCGCCACACTTGTGCAGCTGATGCTGGAAGGTGAGGCAGAGGAGGAGATCAGCAAGGTAGCGGATTTCTGCCGTATGGCAGGATTGCCCGTGACACTTGCGGAGCTGGGGCTGGCAGGCGTAGAACAAGAGCGCCTGATGATGGCAGCAGAGGCCAGCTGCGCCGAAGGCAGCCCGATGATGAACATGCCGTTCAGCGTGACACCCAAGCAGGTACTGGAAGCATTTCTGGCCGCTGACCGCCGCGGGGCAAGGGCTTCAGGCCATTGTTAA
- a CDS encoding MerR family transcriptional regulator, whose amino-acid sequence MSLAEANITQGYSIKETAERTGIAEDTIRYYEKIGLLPRAQRKGNSHRIYNDQDLETMQLITCLKKTGMSLDDMRPFLVLSLNSDIAEYPELHELILNHKQKILEQIASLQQIVDLIDTKIDQGHLGPQACELTAETSRMPLRRKR is encoded by the coding sequence ATGAGTCTGGCAGAAGCTAATATTACTCAAGGATATTCAATTAAAGAAACCGCGGAGCGGACCGGAATAGCTGAGGATACCATCCGGTATTATGAGAAGATCGGCCTTCTGCCCCGCGCGCAGCGCAAGGGTAACAGCCACAGGATCTATAATGATCAGGATCTGGAGACGATGCAGCTGATCACTTGCCTCAAGAAAACAGGCATGTCCCTGGACGATATGCGGCCGTTCCTGGTCCTGTCCCTGAATTCCGACATCGCCGAATATCCGGAGCTGCATGAGCTGATCCTGAACCATAAGCAGAAGATTCTGGAGCAGATTGCATCCTTGCAGCAGATTGTGGATCTGATTGATACCAAGATCGATCAGGGCCATCTTGGCCCGCAGGCATGTGAGCTGACAGCTGAGACCTCCAGAATGCCGCTGAGACGCAAGCGCTGA
- a CDS encoding SDR family NAD(P)-dependent oxidoreductase, translating to MTTIHASGPLQRTALITGANNGIGLSLTRMMLSEGWTVIALIRSAFPEDDLLIREAAGKRQLRIYKADLSDFVQLKNALAAIRSQETQIDLLFNNAGGSFPELSFSRQGRELHYELQTVVPYIIMMELKQLILNSPLRTVINTSSNAFMMKRRFDPAALERPAKFRKLTGPYADTKLALSLWTAAVAPELEAEGILIRSADPGGNNTMRGGKKSGIPFWLRPVIRLFFPDPTHGAGLLYQAALGEHSHRSGVFLIKNQVTPLKFTATSKLILEKVQAIYQQEFRPGSSS from the coding sequence ATGACGACAATACATGCTTCTGGTCCGCTACAGCGAACGGCGCTGATTACCGGTGCAAACAATGGAATCGGATTATCCCTGACCCGCATGATGCTAAGTGAGGGCTGGACAGTTATCGCGCTCATCCGCTCAGCCTTTCCCGAAGATGATCTCCTTATCCGTGAAGCGGCCGGCAAGCGGCAGCTGCGGATATATAAGGCGGACTTGTCTGATTTCGTCCAGTTGAAGAATGCCCTTGCAGCTATCAGGAGCCAGGAGACGCAGATCGATCTGCTGTTCAATAATGCCGGCGGCAGCTTCCCGGAGCTAAGCTTCTCGAGGCAGGGCCGGGAGCTGCATTATGAGCTGCAGACGGTTGTTCCATACATCATTATGATGGAGCTGAAGCAGCTGATCCTTAACAGTCCTCTGCGGACGGTTATCAATACGTCTTCCAATGCTTTTATGATGAAGCGCAGGTTTGATCCGGCTGCCCTGGAGCGTCCGGCCAAATTCCGCAAGCTGACCGGTCCCTATGCGGACACCAAGCTTGCTTTGTCGCTGTGGACTGCAGCGGTTGCCCCGGAGCTTGAAGCGGAAGGTATTCTGATCCGCAGCGCCGATCCCGGAGGCAACAATACGATGCGCGGCGGCAAAAAATCAGGAATCCCCTTCTGGCTGAGACCGGTCATCCGTCTGTTCTTCCCTGACCCTACCCATGGTGCAGGGCTGCTCTATCAAGCGGCACTCGGCGAGCATAGCCACAGGTCCGGCGTGTTCCTGATCAAGAATCAGGTGACCCCGCTGAAATTCACAGCTACCAGCAAGCTTATTCTGGAGAAGGTTCAGGCCATATATCAGCAGGAGTTCCGCCCCGGCAGCAGTTCCTGA